Sequence from the bacterium genome:
ATCCCCAATCCCCCCCCTACTCCCACACCACCACCTTGAAGTCATGCTTCTTGAGCGCGAAGGTCACTGTTCCGGCAGCGGGGGCTGGCAGCGGGGTGGCTGTCTCCAGGTCCTGGGGCTGCAGCGTTGCCGGGAGCTTCAGGGAGTCGAGGTCCAGCTTCACTGTGGCGTTGCCGCCCTCGCCGTAGTCCGTCACCACTGCCAGCGCCTTCTGGCCCCGCACCATCACGATCGCCTTCGCGTTCACGCCCTCGACTTGCAGCGGGAAGCCGTCGTCCCAGTAGTTGTAGACGCGGCAGTCCGGCTCGCCGTAGCCGAAGTCGAACAGGCGGCGGTACAGGTCCCACAGCTCCTTGGGCTGGTAGTCCCAGGCGCGTAGCTCGTGGACGAGGCACACGCCGGTGCGGGTGCGGTTGAGCCAGGGCTTCAGCTCGTTCGGCGCGGAGTAGTAGCCCCCCGACAGGATCAGGGGGATGTTGCCGCACTGCCGGCCGATGGTCTCGGCCACCGTTAGCTCCGGGGTGAAGCGGTCCTGGAAGTCGCGCTGGCCGTACTGCCATTCCCAGTCCAGGTTGATGTTGGCGAAGGCCAAGACCGGCACCAGACAGGTGTTGGTCATGTGGACGACGTTGGCGAAGACGGGGCGGCCCTCCTCGTGGAAGAGGAAGGCGGTGCGCTTGACGAGATCGCGCATCGCCCACAGGCCCATGCTCGGGTGGACCTTGCCGTTCTCATCGGTCCACGCGCCGCCGGCGATGGTGTTGAAGTTGCTGGACAGGTACAGGTTGTCCCAGTAGATGCCGTCGAAGACCGTCATCATCTCCTTGTAGTACCACATGGCCATGTCCTGGTAGCTACCCACCGGGCACACGTCGTAGGAGATGGCGCCGGTCGTGGCGCGCTGGTAGTAGGGGAACTGGAGCCATTCGTCCTGGAAGGTCGGCCACTCGGGAATGTCAAAGCCCGAGCCGCGCGGGTTGGTATAGGGGGCCAAGAGCCAGCCGTCCTTGCGCGGGGTGCTGGCCGCGGTGTGCATGCCGGCGCGGATGTGGTTGTTGAAGAAGGTCCAGCGTTCGCTCCCCGGTGCGGTGAAGCGCTTGTACTTCTCCAGCCACTGCTTGACGAAGTCCTCGTTGAACTGCCCGTCATTGCGCGCCTGGCTGAAGGCCTGGTAGATGGAGAGGTCGTGGTCCAGCGGGATGAGGTTGTAGCTGAGGGCGCCGTAGTAGTACGAGGCCCCCAGGATGGTGAAGGGCTTGACCATCGGGCCGGGGGCGGAACTGTTCAGCCACCGCCGCCAGCTCACCGGGCTTTCCGGCATGGGCTTGACCGGCGTGGCCTGCAGGCCGAACTCCAGCGTACGCGGCTGATCGAGCGACGTGGGCTTCGTGATGAAGTTGACCCGCAGCGTCAGCACGCCGCCCTGGCGCACTAGCTCGATCATGGGGGTCTTGTCGGCGAGGCTGTAGCCGCGGTCGGAGTCGGCGAAGAAGGCGAGGCCGCGCTCCCCGCCGCCCAGCCACAGGTACGGGTAGAACGTCCCGACAATCTCGTTACGGTTGCCCTTCGAGGAGTCCCAGACGAGACCCTCACCCGCGGGCGTGAAGCCCGCGTAGTTGAACCGCAGGCCGTCGCCACAGGCGTGCATGTACTTCATCTGCGCGTCGTCGAGGGGGATCTCCAGCGCGAGGCGATCCAGCTGGACGCTGCTCGCCGGCAGGCTCAGGGCCATCTTCGCCATGCCGTCCTGGTCCCACTCGCTGCGCAGTGTCGCCCGAGCCCGGCCCAGGGCGAAGTTGACCGAGGTGACGGTGAAGTCGTCGCTGCGGCTCACGGTCTCGAGGTCGCCGGGCTTGACCGCGAGGTCGCGGCCGTCAGCGGCGGCCACCCAGCGCATGGGCGCCTTCAGAAGGGGTCGGCCCAGGCTCGTGACCTGGTCCCACACGCCGGTCCCGCCGAGGGTATGGTCACGCAGGACCGTGCCCAGCACCTTGCCCTGCAGCGTGATCGGCGTGAAGGGCGGGATGACGCGCCGGGAGAGGCCCATCTGGTTGTGCTCCCACGGGAAGACCTGGCGCTCGTAGAGGCCCGTCACGGGTCCAGTGGGTACGCCGTCGCCCTGCAGTGTGACCGAGACAACATACCGCGTCAGTACCGCGGGCAGCTCGCCCGCGCGGGCAGGCGAGGTCGCCTGCCCTACTGGCTTGTCAAGTTCAGGCACGTCCAGGATCGTCTCAGCTACGTAGTCCCGGAACTGCAGGTCGGCCTGAACGGCGGGCCGGCTGGTAGCCGGCCCCTCCGACGGCCCGAAGGTCAGCTTCGCCCCGGTCACCTTGTCGCGCGAGGTGAGGCTGTCAATGGCCACCCGCACCTTGAGCTTCCGGTAGTAGGGGTACACGGCGAACTGCAACTGGATGGCCTGCTTGTCCTCCTTGAGCGTGGTCCAGCGCTCGGCGGGCACCTCCAGCTTCCAGACGAAGTCGCGCAGGTAGTAGACCTTCCGCTCGTCGGGCGAGGTGACCCGGATGATCGTGTGGTGGTCGCCCTCGGGACCGCCGTGGGGCGGGTTGAAGGTGATCGTCTGCCTCGCGCCGGCCGCCAGCTTCAGGTTCTTCTGCATCTCGGTGGCGGGGTTCCGGCTCCAGGTGTCGGACAGGAAGGCCTTGACCTGGAGGGGCCGACCGCCCGCCGCGGGATTGGCGACCGACACCTCGATCCGCGGCGCCTTGTCCCCGCGCAGGCTCAGCACCTGAACGACCGGCGCTGCCGGGTCGAAGGTGATCTGCGGCATGGTGGGGACGTCCTCGTAGGCGGCCGTCACGCCCTCCCAGCGGCTCTGGTCCCAGCCGCGCTGCCAGTTGCGGCACACACGCAGTCCCCACGGGTGCCGCAGGTCGGCCTCCGTCGCGCCGAGGGAGGCGAACGGAATCGCCATCTCGACTTCCCAGTAGCCATCGGCCAGGCGGTTCTGGAACTGCCAGGGCTTCAGCCGCCAGGCGGTGGTCATCGGGTTCTGGGGGTTGCCGGGGTCGAAGCTGCGGTCGAACATCGCGCCGCGGCCGTTGACGATGAGGTGGAAGTAGCGCCGGTCGCCGCTGGTGAGGCCCAGGTGGGGGTGAATGACCAACTCCACACTGTCATCGTGGAGGGCCGCCGTGATGTCGCGGTCGCCGTCGGGCACCGCGCGGTTCAGGAGGTCGCCCGTCGGTGGCAGCTCCATCTTCAGCGCCAGGTACAGGTGGCTGCTATCGGCCCCGACCCAGAAGATGGCCTCGCGCGCCGCCAGCTTCATGTCGTACTGGCTGTTGAGGCCGATGGTGCGCGCCGCCCCGGCCCATTCCGCCTCGCTGATCGTGCCGTCTATGGTGGGAGGCGTCTGCATCAGCGGGAACGAGAGGCGCGGCAGCTCGAGAGCGGCGTGCAGCGGCAGGACGGAGATAACGAGCAGTGCGATGAGAGCGATCGTGCGCATGGTCCACACTCCCGATGTCTGGGATCCCGACCCAGTAGCGCGGGCGGTCTAGCCCGCGCGCCGTCAGACGGGGCAGGCGAGGCCGCCTGCCCTACGGGGCCGTTCGGACGCCTGCTCCGGATGGCAGCCGGGCCGGCGCCTCAGCGCGGGCAGAGGGCCTCGTACAGCGCCTTGGCCTCGGCTGTTGAGAGCGGTCGGCGGAAGAAGGTCACCTCATCCACCAGCGTCTTCTCCCCACCGTTCGCGCCAATCAGGATGGCCCCGAAGTCCTCCGCCCGGGGCTTGCCCTTGATGGTGCCGGACTGGAACTCGCCGCCGTCGAGGGAGCAGGACATCGTGGGCCACGACCAGTTCGCCACCAGCAGGCGCCACTGGCCCAGCGGCCAATCGCGCGTGCCGTACATGAGTGACCCGTTACCGACCGTCTTGTTGAAGAGCAGGAACTGCACGCCTTCCTGGCGCTTGAGCGAGGCGCCCTCATACCACGGCCCCTGGCGCTGCATGTAGAACGTGGAGTTGGTGGTCACGGTGAAGATCGTGTTGCCGCCGAGCACGTGGGTCCAGGCGACGGGGCAGATCCACAGGGCAACCGCGCCCTGGGTGTCGAAGGTCGCGTTGCCGGCCCGCGGGTAGATGCCCGCGCCGCTGCCGTCCCCCGCGACGAGCGCCTGGCCCCGCAGCCCCGGCTCGAACCTGGGCGTGCCGGTGACCGTGGGCTTGTACTCGCCAGCGGCCATGTCCGGCACCAAGCTCCCGGCGTCGAAGGTCACCTGCAAGGTGGCCCACTCCATGAGTTGGCGCAGTTCGGGGACGGCGAAGTAGGGGCTCTGGCGCGGGTCGTCCTGGGCGGAGGCGAGCGACAGGGGCCCGCTCGGCAAGCCGAGGCAGCAGGCGAGTACGACGAGTTGCCGCATGTCAGGCCTCCGTCTGTAGTGCAGGCTTCCGGCCCGCCGCCCGCCCCTTCGGGCGAACGGCTGTGGGAGCGGTCACCGACCGCGATAGTGGCCAGCCGGTCGCGGTCGGTGACCGCTCCCACGCCCTCCTCATCCCCTCATCCCCTCATCCCGCCGTCCCGCTACTTCCCGCCCATCGTCTCATAGCCTCGCCAAGGCTTGCCGATCTCGTCCTGGAGGTGCAGGCCCAGCCAGGCCAGGATGCTGGTGACCAGGGAGCCGTTGTCGGTCGCGCGGCCAACCACGGCCTTGTCGCGCTGGAGGAAGGCCTTCCACTCCGTCTGCGTCACGTACAGGTCCGTGATGCCCTGCAGCCACGCGGCGAACTTCGGGTCCTGCTCGACGGTCGTGTTGTACTCCAGTAGCTCCCAATACAGGTAGGGGCCGACCCAGAACTCGCCCGGGATGCCGAACTGCTTGCCGCGAATGACGCAATTGTCGGTGACGTAGTGGTAGGCGAGCTTTGTGGCTTCGGCGGCCACCCGGGCCTCTGCCCTGTGGCCGAGCTTCTGCTCCAGCATGAACTCGCCCATCGTCCCCTCGCCGATGTACATGTTACCCAGGAACGTGTGGCAGCCACCCTCGACGATGTCCTCACAGCCCCAGTCGAACCAGCCGCCCTTGGGCTCCATGCGCTCCCTGGCCCACGCGGTAGTCTCGCGGAGCATCGTCAGCCACGACTCCGGCACGGGCTTGCCGCACAGGGCCATGGCATACGCCACGTACGAGACGCCGGCCATGGCGCGGCCGGTGTAGACCTCGCACTGGCGGCCCTCCTGGTGGTAGAGGGTGCGCTTGAGTGGCGTTGTCTGCGTCGGGGTGTACGGGGGGTAGCTGAAATGGCGCAGGACGTGCGCCCGGTCGCCGACCTGGTCGGTGGCGTTGCGCACGATGAAGTCCGCCGCCGCCGCTGAGGCCTGCAGGAGCTTCTGGGTGTACCGCTCCCGGCCCTTGATGTTGCGATAGTAGCAGATGGCGCGGGCAATGGGCCGCACCCATTCGCCCACCTGGTTGCTGTCGCGGCTGGCGCTCACCCAGCCCATCTCGCCCAGCACGTCACCATGGTTGCGGGTCAGCTCGTTGGTGACGATCTGCACCCCGCCGTCCGGGTCCTGCATGTGCGCGATCATGTAGTCGAGGCAATCGGAGAGCAGCTTCTCGGCGTACGCGAGGCGCTCCCTGTCGCCGGCCCGCCGCAGGGCCTCACAGGCGAAGACCAGGCCGGTGACGCCCGCTTCGAGGCCCTCGGTGTTCTTGCCGCTGTCGCTGCACCACTGCCGCAGCCACAGGAAGTACGTGTCCTTGTTCAGCGGGTCGTAGGTATGCGGCAGCGCGATGCGGCCATGGGTCATCAGGCCGCCGTAGACCTTGTCGGCGATCCACTCGACAGAGCCCAGGCGCAGGCACAGGGCGGTGTAGGCCATGGTCTCGCCGGGCTTCCGGAGGTAGAAGTCGTCCGCCCCGACGCGGCCGCCCGTCAGGGGCTTGCCGGCGCGGGTGAGGTCAGCGGTCAGCAGGTAGTAGCCGGGCGCCAGGCCCCCGAGGGGGAACTCCAGCGGCGCCTCGGCCGTCTGCCCGCCGGCGATGTCCTGGCCGAGCGTGGCCGTCGCCGTCGTCACCTTGCGGGTGAGGATGTTTGTGGCGCGCCAGGTGATGGTGTCGGTCGGCAGGAGGGGGCATGCGGCGCCGGTGGTGAGCTTGAGGCGGCACGCCAAGGCGGACGGCTGCCGGCTGGAAGCCGGCGCTCCTACGGCACCGGCCTGCCCGCTGGAAGCCGGCGCCTCCAGAGGGGGTACCAACGTCCAGTCCTCGGCCTCGCCGGTGTAGAGGGCCAGGGAGCACTCCTTGGGGTCCAGGTACTTCTCCAGCGGCAGCGTCTTCTGCAGGCGGAAGTCGTCCACCGTGAAGGTCATCTGCAGCTTGTCGGGATACTCGTCCTCGCACAGGAACAGGTGGGCCAGCGTCACCTGGTCCAGGTCGGCGAGCTTCGAGAGGCTGAACCGCGCCTGGACCCATTGCCCGGCGGGGAAGGGGCGGATCAACTTGTTGAAGGTACACTTGCCTGCCGTGTGGACGATGAAGCGGATCGGGAAGAGCTTGGGCGGCTTCGGGGCGCCAGCCTCCTGCCCGCGAGGGACGTCCACCCGGATCTTGAAGGCGATGCTGTCGTACCCGCGCCAGTCCTGCGGCGGGGAGAAGGTCGTCTGGCATGACGGCCAGCCGGCGGGGTACTTCGCCCCCGGCGGGCCTTGCAGGTCAATGTGGGCGGAGAAGGCCAGGGCCTGCTTGCCGGCGAGAACAGGTTGGGGGACCATCGCGACCGAGGACTCCGGGCCGCCGCCGGCCGTCCAGGTGGCCTGCTCGGTCAGGAAGTCCAGGTCCTTCTCCTCGATGACCCGGACGTTGTCCTGGGCGAAGCCAAGGCAGGGGAGGAGGCACAACAGGGCGATGGCGGGGGCGCGGAGCGATAGCAGACGGGGCATGGTGGCCTCCTTGCAGGATGCAGGGAGACATTCGTCGGGAGGGAGGTGGGGTCCTGCCGGGAGGGGTCGCGGTCGGTGACCGCTCCCACGTCGGCGGGTGGGTGTATGGTCGCGGTCGGTGACCGCTCCCACATCTGGCCCGGCCAGCAGCTACCCGCTACCGGTCGCCATACTCCGCGACGCGCTCGACCGTCACGGCCGCGAAGCCGTACTCGCTGATGATGTCCTGGAGCACCTGTCCACGCGCCATGTGACCATCGGGGGCCAGCATCTCGCACATGACGACCGCCGGGACGAGGCCGGCGGCCCGGGCCAGGGCGACGGCGCCCTCCGTGTGGCCGGCGCGCTGGGCGATACCGCCGGGCGACGCAGCCAGGGGGAAGAGATGGCCCGGGCGCATGAAGTGCTCCGGCCGCGCGGCCGGGTCGGTGAGGGCGACGGCGGTGGCAGCCCGGTCGAAGGCCGAGACGCCGGTCGTGGTGCCGATGGTGTAGTCCACCGGAGCCGCGAAGCGGGGCCAGTTGCTGCCCGTGTTCGCCGGCTCCAGCAGCGGGATGCCCAGTTCCTCGAGGCGGGAGGCGAGCATGGCGATGGTGACCAGACCCCGGGCCTGGGTGATCATCAGATTGAGCTTGTCGCCGGTGGCGTACTGGGCCGCCAGCAGCAGGTCGGCCTCACCCTCGCGTTCGGGATGGTCGAGCAGGGCCACGAACTTCCCGGCTTGCAGGGCGGCGATGGCTTGTTGGACATCGTCAAAGTCACTCATCTGCGTCCTCGTAAGGCCTGCGGAACGGTCGCGGTCGGTGACCGCTCCCACGGGTGAGGCCGGTCGCGCGCCTTCAGCCGCGTTTGGCGTTGCTGGCGATGTAGACGCCGCTCAAGGTGATGATGACGCCCAGCGATTGCAGCAGGCTGGGCGCCTCGCTCTTGAGGGCGCTGCTGAGATACGGGCCGAAGTAGCCGACGATCAGCGCTACCGGCGGCACCAGGTACTGGAACAGCATCGTCTTCGAGGAGCCGATGACACGCACGCCCCGGTACCATACCACGAAACCGTAGACGCCTGCCAGCCAGGCGAAGTACAGCGTGCAGGCCCAGCCCATCGGCGCCAGGTGCATCCAGTCCGTCCGCGCGAACTGGGTGAAGCCGATGGGGATGATCATGAGGGCGCCCAGCGTGTGGGCCCAGGTCGTGACCTTCAGCGCCGAGTAGTGCTTGAGCAGGGGCCGGCTGAAGATGGCGTACGAGGCCCACAGGACCGCGGCGGCGATCATCACCAGGTCGCCCTTGATGTGGGTCTCGGGGATCGAGGCCGAGCCGTTGCCGCCGAAGATGACCAGCGAGATCCCGGCGAAGCCGAAGACGACGCCCGCCAGGCCCATCTTCGAGAACTTCTCATGCCCCAGCAGCGTGGTGATCAGGAAGGTGAAGATGGGGGCGCTACTGATGAGCAGGGCCGACTCGCCGGCCGACGTCCACTCGATCGCCTTGGCAAACAGGTACTGGTAGACGCCCACCGTGACGAAGGAGAAGATGATGAGGTGACGCCAGTGCTCGCGCCGGATGTGCAGGTTGCGCTCGGCCAGCAGTTGCAGGCCCAGGAGCATTGGCACCATCAGGATATACCGGGCGGTCAGCAGCCCGGGCACGGTGAAGTGGTAGCCCTTGTAGAGGATCTTGAGGGCCACGAAGTTGAAGCCCCAGGTGAGGGGCACGGTCGCCAGCCAGACGTAGGTGGAGGCCACCGAGGGCTTGCGGGCCGCGGGCTCGTGCGTAGCGTGGGCGGACATGGGAGATCCAGACGCAAAGTCAGCGCCCCGGTGTGGGAGCGCCGTAGGGCTGATTATATGCCGGGCGGTGGGGGGACGTCAACGGGACGTGCGCGGTCCGTCGGGCGGGGTGTCGGCTGCGCCGACACCCCGCCGTGGCCCTCTGGCCGCGCTCCAACGGCAGGTCGCGCCGCCGGGCAGGGGACAGCGCCTCCGGCAGCGAACGGGTCCGGACCGATAGGCTACAGGCGCGTTGACTCACCTGCCCAGGAGGACCACCCATGCACACGCCGCTCCCCGTGCTGTCTGCTGTCGCTTGCGCCTTGCTGGTGGTACTGTGCGCCATCCCGGCCCAGCCGCAGGCCGCCGCCCCCGCGACCATGGACTTCGTCAAGGCGGGGGCCGATGCCAACGCCGTGCTCATGGGGCCGGCGTGGACGGCTGGCGAGGGCTACCTCGAAGCCGTCGGCAAGTCCGACCTGGCTCAACGGCTGCTGGGGCGGTGTGTCATCGGGCCGGGTGACTTCACGATCCAGGCGCGCCTCGCCATCTTCAAGCTCGCCAGCAGTGCCGCGGTCTTCGGTCTGGGCGACAGCAACTACTTCGGCTTCGCCGGCGGCCATGGCAAGGTCTTTCTGACCGGGCCACTGTACAACAACGCCCGCGGGACGGCCATCGGGGAGCCCACGGACTTCATGCGCGATGGGCAGCCGTTCGACTTCGTCGTCACGCGCGCCGGCGACCGCCTGCGCATCACCATTGACGGCAAGCCGGTGCATGAGCAGCCGGTGGGGCCGGAGGCACTGGGGGCGCCGGGCTTCGTGCCCTACCGGGCGACCATGCGCCTCTACTCCTTCAGCGCCACGGGGAACTTGCTGCCCTACCAGGCGCCCGTGGTCCCCGCCGCCGACCGTCCCAACATCGTGCTCGATCCGCGCGTGAAGGCCGTGCCCGGCCTGCCGCAGGGGCCCTTTGTGCGGCTCAAGGACGGCAGCCTCTTCACCATCGAGGGCGCAGACGCGCTGACTTCGCGCGATGAGGGGAAGAGCTGGCAACGGCGGCCGCTGTTCGCGGCGGACTCGAAGCTGCGCGTGCGACCCGAGCGGGCGCTGCTGCGCACTCGTGCCGGGACGCTCGTCCTGGTCTTCCTGGACGATGCCGCCCTCCACTACTCGTGGGACAAGGCCAAGAACCTGCCCCTGCCCGACATGCGCCTGCCCGCCTATGCCATCCGCAGCCTGGATGAGGGACAGACCTGGACCGACCAGTTCACGCTCACCGATGGCTGGTGTGGCTGCGACCAGGATATCATCCAGACGACCGACGGCGCCCTGGTGGCGCCCAGCCAGGAGTTGCTGTTCGACAAGGGCCGCCATGCAACGGTGCCGTACATATCGCGCGATGACGGGAAGACGTGGACGCGCACCGACCGCATCCTGGACATCGGCGGCCAGGGCGACCACGCCGGGGCCATCGAGGGGACGCTGGAGCAACTGCGCGACGGGACGATCTGGCTGCTGCTGCGCACCCCGCTGGGCGCCTTCTACGAGTCACGCTCCAGCGACGGGGGACAGACCTGGAGTGAGGTGAAGGCATCAGCGATCCCGGCCACGTCCGCGCCGGGGAAGCTCAAGCGGCTGAGCGACGGTCGCCTGGCGCTGATCTGGAACAGCCTGCCCAACGTCGGCTACAAGACGCGCGAGGAGCTATCGCTGAGCTTCTCCGAGGACGAGGGCAAGACGTGGACGCCGCCCCAGCTCATCGCCACCAATGTGGGCTCGCGCCTGTCTTACATCCACATGTTCGAGCGTGCCCCGGGCGAGCTGTGGGTGACCACCATGCAGGGAGGGTTGCGTGTGGTGCTGCAC
This genomic interval carries:
- a CDS encoding DUF6067 family protein, coding for MRTIALIALLVISVLPLHAALELPRLSFPLMQTPPTIDGTISEAEWAGAARTIGLNSQYDMKLAAREAIFWVGADSSHLYLALKMELPPTGDLLNRAVPDGDRDITAALHDDSVELVIHPHLGLTSGDRRYFHLIVNGRGAMFDRSFDPGNPQNPMTTAWRLKPWQFQNRLADGYWEVEMAIPFASLGATEADLRHPWGLRVCRNWQRGWDQSRWEGVTAAYEDVPTMPQITFDPAAPVVQVLSLRGDKAPRIEVSVANPAAGGRPLQVKAFLSDTWSRNPATEMQKNLKLAAGARQTITFNPPHGGPEGDHHTIIRVTSPDERKVYYLRDFVWKLEVPAERWTTLKEDKQAIQLQFAVYPYYRKLKVRVAIDSLTSRDKVTGAKLTFGPSEGPATSRPAVQADLQFRDYVAETILDVPELDKPVGQATSPARAGELPAVLTRYVVSVTLQGDGVPTGPVTGLYERQVFPWEHNQMGLSRRVIPPFTPITLQGKVLGTVLRDHTLGGTGVWDQVTSLGRPLLKAPMRWVAAADGRDLAVKPGDLETVSRSDDFTVTSVNFALGRARATLRSEWDQDGMAKMALSLPASSVQLDRLALEIPLDDAQMKYMHACGDGLRFNYAGFTPAGEGLVWDSSKGNRNEIVGTFYPYLWLGGGERGLAFFADSDRGYSLADKTPMIELVRQGGVLTLRVNFITKPTSLDQPRTLEFGLQATPVKPMPESPVSWRRWLNSSAPGPMVKPFTILGASYYYGALSYNLIPLDHDLSIYQAFSQARNDGQFNEDFVKQWLEKYKRFTAPGSERWTFFNNHIRAGMHTAASTPRKDGWLLAPYTNPRGSGFDIPEWPTFQDEWLQFPYYQRATTGAISYDVCPVGSYQDMAMWYYKEMMTVFDGIYWDNLYLSSNFNTIAGGAWTDENGKVHPSMGLWAMRDLVKRTAFLFHEEGRPVFANVVHMTNTCLVPVLAFANINLDWEWQYGQRDFQDRFTPELTVAETIGRQCGNIPLILSGGYYSAPNELKPWLNRTRTGVCLVHELRAWDYQPKELWDLYRRLFDFGYGEPDCRVYNYWDDGFPLQVEGVNAKAIVMVRGQKALAVVTDYGEGGNATVKLDLDSLKLPATLQPQDLETATPLPAPAAGTVTFALKKHDFKVVVWE
- a CDS encoding LamG domain-containing protein, which translates into the protein MRQLVVLACCLGLPSGPLSLASAQDDPRQSPYFAVPELRQLMEWATLQVTFDAGSLVPDMAAGEYKPTVTGTPRFEPGLRGQALVAGDGSGAGIYPRAGNATFDTQGAVALWICPVAWTHVLGGNTIFTVTTNSTFYMQRQGPWYEGASLKRQEGVQFLLFNKTVGNGSLMYGTRDWPLGQWRLLVANWSWPTMSCSLDGGEFQSGTIKGKPRAEDFGAILIGANGGEKTLVDEVTFFRRPLSTAEAKALYEALCPR
- a CDS encoding 3,4-dihydroxy-2-butanone-4-phosphate synthase codes for the protein MSDFDDVQQAIAALQAGKFVALLDHPEREGEADLLLAAQYATGDKLNLMITQARGLVTIAMLASRLEELGIPLLEPANTGSNWPRFAAPVDYTIGTTTGVSAFDRAATAVALTDPAARPEHFMRPGHLFPLAASPGGIAQRAGHTEGAVALARAAGLVPAVVMCEMLAPDGHMARGQVLQDIISEYGFAAVTVERVAEYGDR
- a CDS encoding DMT family transporter → MSAHATHEPAARKPSVASTYVWLATVPLTWGFNFVALKILYKGYHFTVPGLLTARYILMVPMLLGLQLLAERNLHIRREHWRHLIIFSFVTVGVYQYLFAKAIEWTSAGESALLISSAPIFTFLITTLLGHEKFSKMGLAGVVFGFAGISLVIFGGNGSASIPETHIKGDLVMIAAAVLWASYAIFSRPLLKHYSALKVTTWAHTLGALMIIPIGFTQFARTDWMHLAPMGWACTLYFAWLAGVYGFVVWYRGVRVIGSSKTMLFQYLVPPVALIVGYFGPYLSSALKSEAPSLLQSLGVIITLSGVYIASNAKRG
- a CDS encoding exo-alpha-sialidase — its product is MHTPLPVLSAVACALLVVLCAIPAQPQAAAPATMDFVKAGADANAVLMGPAWTAGEGYLEAVGKSDLAQRLLGRCVIGPGDFTIQARLAIFKLASSAAVFGLGDSNYFGFAGGHGKVFLTGPLYNNARGTAIGEPTDFMRDGQPFDFVVTRAGDRLRITIDGKPVHEQPVGPEALGAPGFVPYRATMRLYSFSATGNLLPYQAPVVPAADRPNIVLDPRVKAVPGLPQGPFVRLKDGSLFTIEGADALTSRDEGKSWQRRPLFAADSKLRVRPERALLRTRAGTLVLVFLDDAALHYSWDKAKNLPLPDMRLPAYAIRSLDEGQTWTDQFTLTDGWCGCDQDIIQTTDGALVAPSQELLFDKGRHATVPYISRDDGKTWTRTDRILDIGGQGDHAGAIEGTLEQLRDGTIWLLLRTPLGAFYESRSSDGGQTWSEVKASAIPATSAPGKLKRLSDGRLALIWNSLPNVGYKTREELSLSFSEDEGKTWTPPQLIATNVGSRLSYIHMFERAPGELWVTTMQGGLRVVLHEADFLKPLPTVVAFGDSTTARREGLTVYSELLRRGLFERGTPATLINAGVGGHSTADGLARMQQDVLDRKPAVAIIQFGINDAAMDVWKNPPATAPRVPLEQYRRNLTTMLDRLKANGIAAVLMTPNPMAWSEQTRKLYGKPPYDPANPDGFNVLLRDYAAAVRELAQERQVPLVDVYAAFEEAAQGREGGVATLLLDGMHPAQEGQRLVADRLLECLPRVLAERGK